One region of Scophthalmus maximus strain ysfricsl-2021 chromosome 13, ASM2237912v1, whole genome shotgun sequence genomic DNA includes:
- the LOC118318087 gene encoding interferon-induced protein with tetratricopeptide repeats 1-like yields the protein MSAAQSEITLKAQLEALQCHFTWDLDPNRSKLLTLMDKLQDIGTEEGNFWLGQVYNLQGYIHFLLGSADEAKSFFSRAAEAFRRMREPDEGPWLLVNYGNQAWLHHRQGEEAESRACLSKVEALMEEYPSPSEDELHPEVYAEKAWTLMNFGRKKQRLAADIFQRAMRMQPDVVEWQTSYVLGLTSLFKHSDTGLEGDDWEKMRQAKEQDPENLYLAAKYLQQLAKKGESVKDEARELATRVLRNPVGSYSGIKPLLMVYRFYVSTDEGVKLAAEALEKHPDDRYLKRCAALGYKWRITSWTDSRPEQSMIQRAILLHEEVISLYPHSSFVKRMDLASVYAKSNQGLAKSDQIYRELLARDLEPAETQVLFNNYAKYLNSEQQDRQRSIKYHMKAAEIPIDSFFRQSSIKTLEKIRDKRQDRMCREIDECLARLEEPQ from the exons ATGAG TGCTGCTCAGAGTGAAATAACCCTGAAGGCCCAACTGGAGGCCCTGCAGTGCCACTTCACCTGGGACCTGGACCCCAACAGGAGCAAACTTTTAACTCTCATGGACAAGCTTCAGGACATCGGCACCGAGGAGGGAAACTTTTGGCTGGGTCAGGTTTACAACCTACAGGGGTacatccacttcctgctggGGTCCGCTGATGAGGCCAAGAGTTTCTTCAGCAGGGCTGCAGAGGCCTTCCGTCGGATGAGAGAACCAGACGAGGGTCCCTGGCTGCTGGTGAACTACGGGAACCAGGCTTGGCTGCACCACCGTCAgggagaagaagcagagagtCGGGCCTGTCTGTCAAAGGTGGAGGCCCTGATGGAAGAATACCCATCTCCATCGGAGGACGAGCTTCATCCAGAAGTCTACGCTGAAAAAGCCTGGACTCTGATGAATTTTGGCAGGAAGAAACAGCGACTGGCTGCAGATATCTTCCAGAGAGCCATGAGGATGCAGCCGGACGTGGTGGAGTGGCAGACCAGCTATGTCTTAGGGTTAACAAGCTTGTTTAAGCACAGCGACACAGGGCTCGAGGGAGACGACTGGGAGAAGATGAGACAAGCCAAGGAACAGGATCCAGAGAACCTGTACCTCGCTGCTAAATACCTTCAGCAACTTGCTAAGAAAGGAGAGAGTGTTAAAGATGAAGCACGTGAGTTAGCCACTAGAGTTCTGAGAAATCCTGTCGGCAGTTACAGTGGAATCAAACCACTACTAATGGTCTACAGATTTTACGTCTCCACTGATGAGGGGGTTAAATTGGCAGCAGAGGCTCTGGAAAAACACCCAGACGACCGTTATCTGAAAAGATGTGCAGCACTCGGCTACAAATGGAGGATCACTTCTTGGACGGACAGTCGCCCAGAGCAGAGCATGATACAAAGAGCAATCCTGCTCCATGAGGAGGTGATTTCTCTTTACCCTCACTCCTCATTTGTAAAGAGAATGGACCTTGCATCTGTATACGCAAAGTCAAATCAGGGCCTGGCTAAATCTGATCAGATCTATCGGGAGCTGCTCGCACGTGATCTGgaacctgcagaaacacaagtcCTCTTCAACAACTACGCAAAGTATCTGAACTCCGAGCAACAGGACCGGCAGAGGTCAATAAAGTATCACATGAAGGCGGCGGAGATCCCGATAGATTCATTCTTTCGCCAGAGCAGCATCAAAACTCTGGAGAAGATTCGAGACAAAAGACAAGACAGAATGTGCAGAGAAATCGACGAGTGTCTGGCCAGACTAGAAGAGCCACAGTAG